The genomic region TCAGAACTATAGCATGGTGTCTGAATTCATCCTCGTGGGCTTCTCCAACTTTCCACAGCATCTCCTACCTATCTTCTTCCTGCTGTACCTGCTGATGTACCTGTTCACGCTGCTGGGGAACCTGCTCATCATGGCCACTGTCTGGAGTGAGCGCAGCCTACACACACCCATGTACCTCTTTCTGTGTGCTCTGTCAACCTCCGAGATTCTGTTCACTGTTGCCGTCACGCCTCGCATGCTGGTTGACATGCTCTCCAGCCACCGTTCCATCACCTTCATGGCCTGTGCCAGTCAGATGTTCTTCTCTTTCACATTTGGCTTCACCCACTCCTTCCTGCTTATGATCATGGGCTATGACCGCTACGTGGCCATCTGCCACCCCCTGCGCTACAACGTGCTCATGAGCACCCGCACCTGTGCCCGTCTGGTGTCCTGGACCTgggctggtggctcagtcatgggGATGATGGTGACCCTGATAGTTTTTCACCTCACCTTCTGTGGGTCTAATGTCATCCACCATTTTCTCTGCCACGTGTTTTCTCTCTTGAAGTTGGCCTGTGGGAATGAGAATTCTTCTGTCACCTTGGGTGTGATCCTGGTGTGTGTCACAGCTCTGATGGGATGTTTATTCCTCATCATGCTCTCCTATGTCTTCATTGTGGCTGCCATATTGAGGATcccctcagctgaaggcaggcacaAGACCTTCTCCACATGTGTGTCCCACCTCACTGTGGTCATTGTGCACTACAGTTTTGCATCCATTATCTACCTCAAGCCCAAGGGCCCCCATTCTATGGACAGTAACACTCTGATGGCCACCACCTATACAGTCTTCACTCCTTTTCTCAGCCCAATAATTTTCAGCCTCAGGAATAAGGAGCTCAAGAATGCCATAAGGAGaagttttcagagaaaattcAGTCCCCTAAGCTCTTGATAGGCATTTTGTTGGTGAAAAAATAGGATAGCTGGGCTGGGGATAATGATGAATCTCTCCGCAGGACTTTTGTAGagatttatatatgaaaatactgaAAGGTATGGTTGGACGCATGCATAGGTATTGGAGCATGctacatatttgtttttcttcaatttgTTTGCCCCCTTTTGCATAGGAACTAGCGATCATTATCTCTTGTTCTTTCCTCTGTGAGATGAAGTTCATACCATTGCTTATGTctaagaatgtgttttctgcctATGAGCCAGAGCCAAGCACCATATGGATGTTTTGGGGCACTGAAGCCAATGGTTCTTCTTGAATGGAGAAACCAGGAAAGACTTGTTTCCTCCAACATAAGTATAAACAGAAATTAGCATAATAATGAATGACACCAAAATTGCAGCTTTTGGGGGGTAGGGCATTGTGTCCAGTGCTTTATAGTCAccctttaatataaaaatgtacaaaaaagtaaataaactattTGTCTCCATGAAGGTATTTGACTCTGTCCAGTCCCTTCAGTCTGTAGGTGATAGATCGCAGGGGAATTTTTCTA from Mustela erminea isolate mMusErm1 chromosome 1, mMusErm1.Pri, whole genome shotgun sequence harbors:
- the LOC116573934 gene encoding olfactory receptor 10H3-like, which translates into the protein MVSEFILVGFSNFPQHLLPIFFLLYLLMYLFTLLGNLLIMATVWSERSLHTPMYLFLCALSTSEILFTVAVTPRMLVDMLSSHRSITFMACASQMFFSFTFGFTHSFLLMIMGYDRYVAICHPLRYNVLMSTRTCARLVSWTWAGGSVMGMMVTLIVFHLTFCGSNVIHHFLCHVFSLLKLACGNENSSVTLGVILVCVTALMGCLFLIMLSYVFIVAAILRIPSAEGRHKTFSTCVSHLTVVIVHYSFASIIYLKPKGPHSMDSNTLMATTYTVFTPFLSPIIFSLRNKELKNAIRRSFQRKFSPLSS